One window from the genome of Salvelinus namaycush isolate Seneca chromosome 19, SaNama_1.0, whole genome shotgun sequence encodes:
- the LOC120064224 gene encoding splicing factor 3B subunit 1 isoform X3 yields the protein MDVMKEQHLTKEEKEIRQQMAEKAKTGDLKAVNGSAASQAAAAAAAAKRKRRWDQTAEKQDQSGTPSNAGTPKKMSSWDQADQAAEQTPGHTPGHTPSNSRWDETPGRNKGSETPGATPSSRMWDPTPSHTPAGAATPGRGDTPGHTTPGHGGATGSVRKNRWDETPKTERETPGHGSGWAETPRTDRGDESVGETPTPGASKRKSRWDETPASQMGSSTPLMTPGKTPIGTPAMNMATPSPGHLMSMTPEQLQAWRWEREIDERNRPLTDDELDAMFPEGYKVLPPPAGYVPIRTPARKLSATPTPMGGMTGFHMQQEDRSMKQINDQPSGNLPFLKPDDIQYFDKLLVEVDESTLSPEEQKERKIMKLLLKIKNGTPPMRKAALRQITDKAREFGAGPLFNQILPLLMSPTLEDQERHLLVKVIDRILYKLDDLVRPYVHKILVVIEPLLIDEDYYARVEGREIISNLAKAAGLATMISTMRPDIDNMDEYVRNTTARAFAVVASALGIPSLLPFLKAVCKSKKSWQARHTGIKIVQQIAILMGCAILPHLRSLVEIIEHGLVDEQQKVRTISALAIAALAEAATPYGIESFDSVLKPLWKGIRQHRGKGLAAFLKAIGYLIPLMDAEYANYYTREVMLILIREFQSPDEEMKKIVLKVVKQCCGTDGVEANYIKTEILPPFFKHFWQHRMALDRRNYRQLVDTTVELANKVGAAEIISRIVDDLKDEAEQYRKMVMETIEKIMGNLGAADIDHKLEEQLIDGILYAFQEQTTEDSVMLNGFGTVVNALGKRVKPYLPQICGTVLWRLNNKSAKVRQQAADLISRTAVVMKTCQEEKLMGHLGVVLYEYLGEEYPEVLGSILGALKAIVNVIGMHKMTPPIKDLLPRLTPILKNRHEKVQENCIDLVGRIADRGAEYVSAREWMRICFELLELLKAHKKAIRRATVNTFGYIAKAIGPHDVLATLLNNLKVQERQNRVCTTVAIAIVAETCSPFTVLPALMNEYRVPELNVQNGVLKSLSFLFEYIGEMGKDYIYAVTPLLEDALMDRDLVHRQTASAVVQHMSLGVYGFGCEDSLNHLLNYVWPNVFETSPHVIQAVMGALEGLRVAIGPCRMLQYCLQGLFHPARKVRDVYWKIYNSIYIGSQDALIAHYPHVYNDEKNPYLRYELEYFL from the exons ATGGACGTCATGAAGGAGCAGCACCTGACCAAAGAGGAG AAAGAGATCCGTCAGCAGATGGCAGAGAAGGCCAAAACAGGAGACCTGAAGGCTGTCAACGGCTCTGCTGCCTCccaggctgctgctgctgccgccgcCGCAAAGCGAAAACGCCGCTGGGACCAGACGGCCGAGAAACAGGACCAATCAGGAACCCCCAGCAACGCCGGCACACCTAAGAAGATGTCCAGCTGGGACCAGGCCGATCAGGCTGCTGAG CAGACCCCAGGACACACACCTGGCCACACCCCCTCCAACAGCCGCTGGGACGAGACCCCAGGAAGGAACAAGGGCAGTGAGACCCCAGGGGCCACCCCCAGCTCCCGAATGTGGGACCCCACCCCTAGCCACACCCCAGCTGGAGCAGCTACACCAGGCAGAGGGGACACACCGGGACACACCACCCCTGGACACGGGGGAGCCACAGGCAGCGTGCGAAAAAACCGATGGGACGAAACCCCCAAGACGGAGAGGGAGACCCCTGGTCATGGAAGTGGTTGGGCCGAGACCCCCCGTACAGACAGAGGAGACGAGTCAGTGGGAGAGACCCCCACCCCCGGGGCCAGTAAAAGGAAGTCCCGTTGGGACGAGACCCCCGCCAGCCAGATGGGCTCTTCCACCCCACTGATGACCCCTGGGAAAACTCCCATCGGAACCCCTGCCATGAATATGGCCACTCCTTCTCCAG GTCACCTGATGAGCATGACCCCAGAGCAGCTGCAGGCCTGGCGTTGGGAGAGGGAGATAGACGAGAGGAACCGACCTCTCACAGACGATGAGCTGGATGCCATGTTCCCAGAAGgatacaag GTCCTTCCCCCACCAGCAGGCTATGTGCCCATCCGTACCCCGGCCCGGAAGCTGTCTGCCACCCCCACCCCCATGGGGGGCATGACGGGCTTCCATATGCAGCAGGAGGACCGCTCCATGAAGCAGATCAACGACCAGCCCAGTGGGAACCTGCCCTTCCTCAAACCAGACGACATTCAGTACTTTGACAAACTGCTGGTTGAGGTGGATGAGTCCACTCTGAGCCCAGAGGAACAGAAGGAGCGTAAGATCATGAAACTGCTGCTGAAGATCAAGAACGGAACACCTCCCATGAGAAAG GCTGCCCTGCGTCAGATCACAGACAAGGCGAGGGAGTTTGGAGCAGGGCCCCTGTTCAACCAGATCCTGCCCCTGCTCATGTCTCCTACTCTGGAGGACCAGGAGCGCCACCTGCTGGTCAAGGTCATCGACCGCATCCTCTACAAGCTGGACGATCTCGTCCGCCCATATGTACACAAG ATCCTGGTGGTGATTGAGCCGCTGCTGATTGATGAAGATTACTACGCCAGAGTGGAAGGCAGAGAGATCATCTCTAATTTGGCCAAG gCTGCCGGCCTGGCCACTATGATCTCCACTATGAGACCTGATATTGACAACATGGATGAATACGTCAGAAATACAACAGCAAGAGCTTTTGCTGTCGTAGCGTCCGCTCTGGGTATCCCCTCCCTCTTGCCCTTCCTCAAAGCTGTGTGTAAGAGCAAGAAGTCTTGGCAGGCCCGCCACACGGGCATCAAGATTGTCCAGCAGATCGCCATCCTCATGGGCTGTGCCATCCTGCCCCATCTGAGGAGTCTGGTGGAGATCATCGAGCATG GTCTAGTAGATGAGCAGCAGAAGGTGCGGACCATCAGTGCCCTGGCCATCGCCGCCCTGGCTGAGGCTGCCACGCCCTACGGTATCGAGTCCTTTGACTCCGTACTCAAACCCCTGTGGAAGGGTATCCGACAGCACAGAGGAAAG GGTCTGGCTGCGTTCCTGAAGGCCATTGGCTACCTGATCCCTCTGATGGATGCTGAGTATGCTAACTACTACACCAGAGAGGTCATGCTGATCCTCATCAGAGAGTTCCAGTCCCCTGACGAGGAGATGAAGAAGATCGTGCTCAAG GTGgtgaaacagtgttgtggtaCTGATGGTGTGGAAGCCAACTACATCAAGACCGAGATCCTGCCTCCCTTCTTCAAGCACTTCTGGCAGCACAGGATGGCCCTGGACAGACGCAACTACAGACAG CTGGTGGACACCACAGTGGAGCTTGCCAACAAGGTGGGAGCAGCAGAGATCATCTCTCGTATAGTAGATGACCTGAAGGACGAGGCAGAGCAGTACAGGAAGATGGTGATGGAGACCATAGAGAAGATCATGGGGAACCTGGGAGCTGCTGACATCGACCACAAGCTGGAGGAGCAGCTGATCGACGGCATCCTGTACGCCTTCCAGGAACAGACCACGGAG GACTCTGTGATGTTGAACGGGTTTGGCACGGTGGTGAATGCCCTGGGGAAGAGGGTGAAGCCCTACCTGCCTCAGATCTGTGGTACAGTGCTGTGGCGTCTCAACAACAAGTCCGCCAAGGTCCGCCAGCAGGCTGCTGACCTCATCTCCCGCACCGCCGTGGTCATGAAGACCTGCCAGGAG gagAAGCTGATGGGTCACCTGGGAGTGGTGTTATATGAGTATCTAGGAGAAGAGTATCCTGAAGTACTGGGAAGTATCCTTGGTGCTCTCAAGGCCATCGTCAATGTCATCG GTATGCACAAGATGACTCCACCAATCAAAGACCTGCTACCTCGGCTGACACCCATCTTGAAGAACAGACATGAGAAGGTGCAGGAGAACTGTATTGACCTGGTGGGCAGGATTGCTGACAG GGGTGCTGAGTACGTGTCGGCCAGGGAGTGGATGCGTATCTGCTTTGAGCTGCTGGAGCTCCTCAAGGCCCACAAGAAGGCCATCCGCAGAGCCACTGTCAACACCTTTGGATACATCGCCAAGGCTATCGG acCCCATGACGTGCTGGCCACACTACTCAACAACCTGAAGGTTCAGGAGCGTCAGAACAGAGTGTGTACCACCGTAGCCATCGCCATTGTGGCTGAGACCTGTTCTCCTTTCACCGTGCTCCCCGCCCTCATGAACGAGTACCGCGTGCCTGAGCTCAACGTGCAGAACGGCGTGCTCAAGTCCCTGTCCTTCCTGTTTGAGTACATCGGGGAGATGGGCAAGGACTACATCTATGCTGTCACTCCCCTGCTGGAGGACGCACTGATGGACAG AGACCTGGTCCACAGACAGACTGCCAGTGCCGTGGTGCAGCACATGTCCCTGGGCGTCTACGGCTTCGGCTGTGAGGACTCCCTTAACCACTTGTTGAACTACGTGTGGCCCAACGTGTTTGAGACGTCGCCCCATGTAATCCAGGCTGTCATGGGGGCCCTGGAGGGTCTCAGGGTGGCGATCGGCCCCTGCCGCATGCTGCAGTATTGCCTGCAG GGTCTCTTCCACCCAGCCAGGAAGGTCCGAGACGTCTACTGGAAGATCTATAACTCGATCTACATCGGTTCCCAGGATGCTCTGATCGCTCACTACCCCCACGTCTACAACGATGAGAAGAACCCTTACCTCCGCTATGAGCTGGAGTACTTCCTGTGA